The following proteins come from a genomic window of Montipora foliosa isolate CH-2021 chromosome 2, ASM3666993v2, whole genome shotgun sequence:
- the LOC137993274 gene encoding hephaestin-like protein: MAVKSKWIVSWVVLIMALFEFRSASSKTRKYYIAAVERDWNYAPTGLNVVKGIQLEQDRDAAQYTESGPQRIGRIYRKVLYREFTDETFTKEIPHPQHLGVLGPVIKGEVGDTIKIHFKNMASRPYTMHPHGVFYDKGSEGALYDDHTKGDLKGDDHVQPNMSRVYDWSIPDNHAPTEDDENCLMWAYHSHLSPEEDINTGLIGAILTCKKGTLDPLSGIRADVDKEFILLFTVFDENKSWLLDENIKRFCSDPDGAMKLKTDGAFVKSNKMSSINGRVFGNLEGLETCLGDKVAWHIYGIGTDSDVHSAYFHGQIFTIDHHRQSIAIALPATFLTANMNTVNAGTWLLNCMVTGSYDGGMYTLFKVNKCARNATTSMPSGGTIRRYFIAAEEKLWNYAPSGLNKITGESLTRPGSESSKYFIQADDRIGGTYKKALYFEYTDESFSILKNRTEDQLHLGYLGPVIRGAVGDTIQVVFKNMASRNYSIHPIGVLFNKSNEGALYQDGTSGDEKTDDAIPPRGTYTYHWTVPEEMGPRPTDPQCLTSMYLSFVDPTKDRYAGLFGPLLICKEGSLDSHNKQKNFEREFILYFSVTLEKVSWYYDFNKQQAKNSSIINEADAAYISSNKMHDINGYVYGNLPGLSMCRGDRVSWHIMSGILMHSASFYGNTVIFNGRRTDVIGLVQGSLHTVYMTPDNPGIWKVLCQTTSHATGGMETTYTVRENCGRSTSAQASDTIRRFFIAAVEETWDYAPSGRDILEGKALEDSEDAKRYTEQGSNRIGRQYKKAVFREFTDYTFSVKKERKTDYDKHLGILGPIIRAEVGDTIEVWFKNMASRDYSMHPHGVFYDKEDEGSNYRDGTTGAYLADNAIHPGKTYNYVWQVPERAGPTSNDGNCLVWSYYSDSYPVIDFYSGLVGPLVVCKEGTLKGNNSRRDVDREFFLLFATFDENRSWYLNENINKYCSNPGPLNRLKNDAGFKESNQNYAINGFLYGNLPGLEMYSGEKVVWYLMGLGDLTDVHTVHFHGQTFIYKSSTLHRKDVYDLFPGVYAAVEMIPDSTGKWLLHCHVNNHMSGGMQTLFTVMAPTEKPKPTVKAESGAPDSKISHMVAAGCFALLVVWRMYFTDL; this comes from the exons TGATGCGGCGCAATATACAGAATCAGGTCCTCAACGAATTGGAAGAATTTATCGCAAGGTATTGTATCGTGAATTTACAGATGAAACATTCACAAAGGAGATTCCTCATCCCCAACATTTGGGTGTTCTTGGCCCGGTAATAAAGGGTGAAGTGGGAGATACTATCAAAATTCACTTCAAGAACATGGCCAGCCGACCCTACACCATGCACCCACATGGGGTCTTTTATGACAAGGGCTCGGAAGGAGCTCTCTATGATGACCACACAAAGGGAGACCTGAAAGGGGACGATCATGTACAACCAAATATGAGCCGTGTTTATGATTGGAGCATTCCTGACAATCACGCGCCAACTGAAGATGACGAGAACTGCCTGATGTGGGCGTACCATTCACATTTGAGTCCTGAAGAAGATATCAACACCGGATTGATTG gAGCGATTCTGACCTGTAAAAAAGGAACCTTGGATCCTTTGTCTGGGATTAGAGCAGACGTTGATAAAGAATTTATCCTTCTTTTTACCGTTTTCGACGAGAACAAAAGCTGGCTTCTTGATGAAAATATCAAGCGATTTTGTTCGGATCCAGACGGAGCTATGAAGCTCAAAACGGACGGAGCATTTGTAAAGAGCAATAAAATGTCCTCGATAAATGGCCGCGTGTTTGGCAATTTAGAAGGCTTAGAAACGTGTCTTGGTGACAAAGTTGCTTGGCATATCTATGGAATTGGCACTGACTCCGATGTTCATTCAG CATATTTCCATGGACAGATTTTCACCATTGATCATCACCGGCAAAGCATTGCGATTGCTCTGCCCGCGACATTTTTGACAGCAAACATGAACACTGTAAACGCAGGAACCTGGCTGTTAAACTGCATGGTGACGGGAAGCTATGATGGAGGAATGTACACTCTGTTCAAAGTAAACAAATGCGCCCGTAATGCTACTACGTCGATGCCTAGTGGTGGAACTATCCGAAGATACTTCATAGCCGCTGAGGAAAAATTGTGGAATTATGCACCTAGTGGTTTGAATAAAATAACAGGGGAATCACTCACCCGGCCAGGAAG CGAGTCATCAAAGTACTTCATTCAAGCAGACGACAGAATTGGAGGCACCTACAAGAAGGCTCTGTATTTCGAGTATACGGACGAATCGTTTAGCATTTTGAAGAACAGGACTGAAGACCAACTACATCTTGGGTACCTCGGCCCTGTCATTCGCGGTGCAGTTGGTGATACCATACAAGTGGTCTTCAAAAACATG GCTTCAAGAAACTACAGCATTCATCCTATCGGTGTTCTATTCAACAAATCCAACGAAGGAGCGTTATATCAGGATGGTACATCCGGAGACGAAAAAACTGATGATGCGATTCCACCCAGAGGAACTTATACCTACCACTGGACTGTTCCCGAGGAAATGGGTCCCAGGCCGACCGACCCGCAATGTTTAACAAGCATGTATCTATCATTTGTCGACCCAACAAAGGATCGATACGCTG GTCTCTTTGGTCCTCTGTTGATCTGCAAAGAAGGCAGTTTGGATTCCCAcaacaaacaaaagaattttgaaAGAGAATTTATTCTTTACTTCTCTGTTACTCTGGAGAAAGTTTCTTGGTACTACGACTTCAACAAACAGCAAGCTAAGAATTCCTCCATCATTAATGAAG CGGACGCAGCTTACATTAGCAGCAACAAAATGCATGATATCAATGGCTACGTTTATGGAAACCTGCCAGGTCTGAGCATGTGCAGAGGCGATCGTGTGTCCTGGCATATCATGAGTGGAATACTGATGCATTCTGCTTCTTTCTATGGCAACACTGTTATTTTTAATGGCAGACGAACAGACGTTATAGGACTTGTACAAG GTTCGCTCCATACCGTGTACATGACACCGGATAATCCAGGGATTTGGAAGGTCCTTTGCCAAACGACGAGCCACGCAACAGGGGGCATGGAAACTACATACACAGTGCGAGAGAATTGTGGGAGGTCAACCTCGGCGCAAGCTTCAGACACAATCAGGCGATTTTTCATAGCGGCAGTTGAGGAGACTTGGGATTATGCTCCCTCTGGGAGAGATATTTTAGAAGGAAAAGCACTGGAAGACAGCGA GGATGCCAAAAGATACACTGAACAAGGCTCTAATCGCATCGGTCGTCAATACAAAAAAGCTGTGTTTCGTGAGTTTACTGATTACACTTTTTCAgtaaagaaggaaagaaaaacagacTACGACAAACACCTTGGAATTCTGGGACCGATCATTCGAGCTGAGGTTGGAGATACCATTGAAGTGTGGTTTAAAAACATGGCGAGTAGAGATTACTCTATGCATCCTCACGGAGTGTTTTACGA TAAAGAGGATGAAGGTTCAAATTACCGTGATGGGACAACTGGAGCATACCTGGCAGACAACGCCATACACCCAGGCAAAACATACAATTACGTGTGGCAGGTTCCCGAACGAGCTGGACCCACAAGCAATGACGGAAACTGCTTGGTTTGGTCGTACTATTCCGATTCGTATCCTGTCATAGATTTCTATAGTGGACTTGTTGGACCACTTGTTGTTTGTAAAGAG GGCACGCTTAAAGGCAACAACTCCCGTCGTGACGTGGATCGTGAATTCTTTTTGCTCTTTGCCACATTCGACGAGAATAGAAGCTGGTATCTCAATGAGAACATCAACAAGTACTGCTCAAACCCTGGACCTCTCAACCGACTAAAGAATGACGCAGGGTTCAAGGAGAGTAACCAGAACTACGCAATAAATGGCTTCCTTTACGGCAACTTACCAGGATTAGAAATGTACAGTGGAGAGAAAGTGGTCTGGTACCTCATGGGGCTTGGAGATTTGACTGATGTTCACACTGTTCACTTTCATGGACAGACATTTATTTAT AAATCGTCAACTCTTCACAGAAAGGATGTTTATGACCTTTTCCCAGGAGTCTACGCAGCCGTCGAGATGATTCCCGATAGCACTGGGAAATGGCTTCTCCATTGTCATGTTAACAATCACATGTCGGGTGGAATGCAGACATTATTCACAGTTATGGCGCCAACAG AAAAACCTAAGCCAACAGTGAAAGCCGAAAGTGGTGCACCCGACTCGAAGATCAGTCATATGGTTGCTGCAGGTTGTTTCGCTTTGCTTGTTGTCTGGCGCATGTATTTTACAGATCTGTGA